In Patescibacteria group bacterium, a single genomic region encodes these proteins:
- a CDS encoding M48 family metallopeptidase: MVVYKQVSSNTFKTWILITLFLGLIIGLGWFFSYYYNSPGILIFAVLFSVFSAFFSYWFSDKIVLRLAGAREIAKKSDFPELYRIVENLAIAAGLPMPKLYVIDDPSPNAFAAGRNPKNAVVAVNRGLLEILDKSEVEGVIAHELSHVGNRDILLMTIVVVLVGIVSLLSDWFLRMRFWGLGRSSRDSDSRQQSGLIAIIGLIMMILAPIVGSLIQLAISRKREFLADADAVLITRYPKGLADALRKIALTNVQPRFAHSATSHLYIASPFKEDAKGVGGELPDTPWHVNLFSTHPPIKQRISVLEKMSQ, encoded by the coding sequence ATGGTTGTTTACAAGCAAGTTTCTAGCAACACTTTTAAGACCTGGATCTTAATAACTTTGTTTCTGGGTTTGATTATTGGTTTGGGCTGGTTTTTCAGCTATTATTACAACTCGCCAGGAATCTTGATTTTTGCAGTTTTGTTTAGTGTTTTTTCCGCATTTTTCAGTTATTGGTTTTCTGATAAGATTGTTTTGCGCTTGGCCGGCGCCAGAGAGATTGCTAAAAAATCAGACTTTCCCGAGCTTTACCGGATTGTGGAAAATTTAGCCATTGCCGCGGGCCTGCCGATGCCAAAACTCTATGTGATTGACGATCCGTCGCCTAATGCTTTTGCCGCTGGCCGGAATCCCAAAAATGCGGTTGTGGCTGTTAATCGCGGCTTATTAGAGATTTTAGATAAATCAGAAGTTGAAGGCGTGATTGCCCACGAATTGTCGCATGTTGGAAATCGAGATATTTTATTAATGACGATTGTCGTGGTTTTGGTTGGAATAGTCAGTTTATTAAGCGATTGGTTTTTAAGAATGCGGTTTTGGGGCCTTGGTCGTTCTTCCCGGGACAGCGACAGCCGCCAGCAAAGCGGTTTAATCGCGATTATTGGTTTGATAATGATGATTTTAGCGCCGATTGTCGGTTCCTTAATTCAACTGGCAATTTCCAGAAAAAGGGAGTTTTTGGCTGATGCTGACGCGGTTTTGATCACCCGTTATCCTAAGGGGCTGGCTGATGCTTTGAGAAAAATCGCTCTAACCAATGTTCAGCCGCGATTTGCTCATTCAGCTACCAGTCATCTGTATATCGCCAGTCCGTTTAAAGAAGATGCCAAGGGAGTTGGCGGGGAGTTGCCGGACACGCCTTGGCATGTTAATCTTTTTTCCACTCATCCGCCGATTAAGCAGAGAATTTCAGTCTTAGAAAAAATGAGCCAATAA
- a CDS encoding GGDEF domain-containing protein — protein MNKPDPDRKIKDLEKEISRLKKLAHYDELTGLYNRRGFINAISDFIKALESEFSGFGKERKLKIGNLSIVFADLNKFKQINDRFGHQCGDELLIAFGKLLFKNVRGVDAVGRWSGDEFVIALIGADKQDAEAVVKKISNDLIGRAFDVCGVEKNPVSASFGVASVYDETRKPRLVFDLKKLIAEADKEMYKEKSKGSAKGGPAFGGKRQKSK, from the coding sequence ATGAATAAGCCGGACCCAGACAGAAAAATTAAAGATTTAGAAAAGGAAATCAGCCGCTTGAAAAAGCTGGCTCATTATGATGAGCTGACCGGTCTTTATAATCGGCGCGGTTTTATAAACGCGATTAGTGATTTTATTAAAGCGTTGGAAAGTGAGTTTTCCGGGTTCGGCAAAGAGCGGAAATTAAAAATTGGCAATCTCTCCATTGTTTTTGCTGATTTAAACAAGTTTAAACAGATAAATGACAGATTTGGGCATCAATGCGGGGATGAATTGCTTATTGCTTTTGGCAAACTTCTTTTCAAAAATGTCCGCGGTGTTGACGCGGTTGGCCGATGGTCTGGAGATGAGTTTGTTATCGCCCTGATTGGAGCAGATAAACAAGACGCCGAAGCAGTGGTTAAAAAGATTAGTAATGATTTAATCGGCAGGGCATTTGATGTTTGCGGCGTTGAAAAAAATCCTGTTTCAGCCAGCTTTGGCGTTGCTTCTGTTTATGACGAGACAAGAAAGCCAAGATTAGTTTTTGATTTGAAAAAACTGATTGCCGAAGCGGATAAAGAGATGTACAAAGAGAAGTCAAAGGGCTCCGCCAAAGGCGGGCCCGCCTTTGGCGGAAAAAGACAGAAGTCAAAATAA